The following proteins are co-located in the Castanea sativa cultivar Marrone di Chiusa Pesio chromosome 8, ASM4071231v1 genome:
- the LOC142608330 gene encoding cytochrome P450 714C2-like encodes MELQFESKTVISLAVLGFIGLLLRLYNGLVVKPKRLRSMLSKQGIDGPAPTLLLGNIREIKKAQSTTVKTPTSEAPVSHNVGAVLFPFFDQWRKQYGQVFVFSLGNTQILFVTQPDIVREISTCTSLDLGKPSYQHKDRGPLLGQGILTSNGAVWAHQRKILAPELYMEKVKGMMNLITESTITVIDSWKSRIETQGGTADIKIDEYMRSFSGDVISRACFGSNYSKGEEIFVKLRALQETMSKKSLATGIPGMRYLPTKNNREAWALEKEVRNLILDVVKERQNGTYNEKDLLQMVLEGAKNSKLSQEATNRFIVDNCKNIYLAGFETTAVSATWCLMLLASNQEWQDRVRAEVLSICGGAIPDADMLRKMKQLTMVIHESLRLYPPVSVVSREAFKDMKFRDINVPKGVNLWTMVLTLHTDPDIWGPDAYKFNPERFANGIAGACKLPHLYMPFGVGPRVCLGQNLAMVELKILIALILSNFTFSLSPKYTHAPALRLVIEPEHGVDILVRKL; translated from the exons ATGGAGCTACAATTTGAATCAAAGACAGTCATTTCTCTTGCAGTGCTTGGTTTCATTGGATTGTTACTACGCTTGTATAATGGGCTGGTGGTGAAGCCAAAGAGGCTTCGATCTATGCTAAGCAAGCAAGGCATCGATGGACCAGCACCAACTTTACTGCTCGGAAATATTAGGGAGATAAAGAAGGCTCAATCCACCACAGTGAAGACTCCCACCAGTGAAGCCCCTGTTTCCCACAACGTTGGTGCTGTTCTCTTCCCCTTCTTTGACCAATGGAGGAAGCAATATG GTCAAGTATTTGTGTTTTCTCTTGGGAACACACAAATATTATTCGTTACCCAACCTGACATAGTGAGAGAGATATCCACATGTACATCCTTGGACTTGGGAAAGCCTTCATATCAACACAAAGATCGTGGTCCATTGCTTGGACAGGGCATTTTAACTTCAAATGGGGCTGTTTGGGCACACCAGAGGAAAATACTTGCACCTGAATTATACATGGAGAAGGTTAAG GGAATGATGAACTTAATTACCGAGTCGACGATCACAGTGATAGACTCATGGAAGAGTAGGATTGAGACACAGGGTGGAACTGCAGACATAAAAATCGATGAGTATATGAGAAGTTTCTCTGGAGATGTTATCTCAAGAGCCTGTTTTGGCAGCAACTATTCCAAAGGGGAAGAGATTTTCGTGAAACTAAGAGCTCTCCAGGAGACCATGTCTAAGAAAAGCTTAGCAACTGGGATCCCTGGGATGAG ATATCTCCCCACAAAGAACAATAGGGAAGCATGGGCGTTAGAAAAGGAGGTCCGCAATTTGATACTAGATGTAGTGAAGGAGAGACAAAATGGTACTTATAATGAGAAGGATTTATTGCAAATGGTTCTGGAGGGTGCAAAAAATAGTAAGCTCAGCCAGGAGGCAACAAACCGCTTCATCGTTGACAACTGCAAGAACATCTATTTGGCTGGGTTTGAGACCACTGCAGTTTCTGCTACATGGTGCCTCATGTTGTTGGCTTCAAATCAAGAATGGCAAGACCGTGTCCGTGCTGAGGTTCTCAGTATCTGTGGGGGTGCTATTCCAGATGCTGATATGCTTCGTAAGATGAAACAG CTAACAATGGTGATTCACGAATCATTGCGCCTTTATCCCCCAGTAAGTGTGGTGTCAAGGGAGGCCTTTAAGGACATGAAATTTAGGGACATTAATGTCCCGAAGGGTGTCAACCTTTGGACCATGGTGTTGACATTGCATACTGATCCAGACATATGGGGACCAGATGCTTACAAGTTCAACCCAGAAAGATTTGCTAATGGAATTGCAGGGGCTTGCAAACTTCCACACTTGTATATGCCATTTGGAGTTGGGCCCCGAGTGTGTCTTGGACAGAACTTGGCCATGGTTGAACTCAAGATACTTATAGCCCTCATTTTGTCCAACTTCACCTTTTCCCTTTCTCCCAAATACACTCATGCACCCGCTCTTAGGTTGGTTATAGAACCTGAACATGGAGTAGATATCTTGGTGAGGAAGTTGTAA